In a genomic window of Maricaulis maris MCS10:
- the lpxK gene encoding tetraacyldisaccharide 4'-kinase — translation MKEPAFWRTDGGRGSGALARALLAPLGWIHAWAVARRIRKATPVRIGPKVVCVGNLTVGGTGKTPVTQTLMQRLAEMDLTAASLSRGYGGREAGPLRIDPATHDASTVGDEPLLLARTGQAWIARDRAAGGRAIEAAGGVDLVLMDDGHQNPDLAKDCSIVVVDGLTGWGPGTIVPAGPLREPVATGLARADAVIVMMPDAATEPDWTGLGLSDLSIPVFHAWLEPLAPPPAGKLVAFAGIGRPEKFFDALRAAGGDIGEVAVYGDHHAFNAGDLRHLDALAAAHDAQLITTEKDWVRLPVDIQARVTAWPVRAVFANPGALDGLLRDVMDADMDAGGEAG, via the coding sequence ATGAAGGAACCGGCTTTCTGGCGCACCGATGGCGGCCGCGGATCGGGCGCCCTCGCCCGGGCCCTGCTGGCGCCGTTGGGGTGGATTCATGCCTGGGCCGTCGCCCGCCGCATCCGCAAGGCGACGCCCGTCCGTATCGGCCCCAAGGTCGTGTGCGTGGGCAATCTCACGGTCGGCGGCACCGGCAAGACCCCGGTCACCCAGACCCTGATGCAACGCCTCGCAGAGATGGATCTGACGGCCGCATCGCTGTCGCGTGGCTATGGCGGCCGCGAAGCCGGCCCCCTGCGCATCGACCCCGCCACACATGATGCTTCCACCGTCGGCGATGAGCCGCTGCTGCTCGCCCGTACCGGACAGGCCTGGATCGCCCGCGACCGCGCAGCCGGTGGTCGCGCCATCGAGGCGGCAGGCGGTGTTGATCTGGTGCTGATGGATGATGGTCATCAAAACCCGGACCTGGCCAAGGATTGCTCGATCGTCGTCGTCGACGGGCTGACCGGCTGGGGTCCGGGCACGATTGTCCCCGCAGGCCCGCTGCGCGAGCCGGTCGCGACCGGCCTTGCCCGCGCCGATGCGGTGATCGTGATGATGCCCGATGCCGCCACCGAGCCGGACTGGACCGGGCTCGGCCTGAGCGATCTTTCCATCCCGGTCTTCCACGCCTGGCTGGAACCGCTGGCGCCGCCACCGGCTGGCAAGCTGGTCGCCTTTGCCGGGATCGGCCGGCCGGAAAAGTTCTTCGATGCTCTGAGGGCTGCCGGGGGCGATATCGGCGAGGTTGCGGTCTATGGCGACCATCACGCCTTCAACGCAGGTGATTTGCGCCATCTCGACGCGCTGGCCGCTGCCCATGACGCGCAATTGATCACGACCGAGAAAGACTGGGTCCGCCTGCCCGTCGATATCCAGGCCCGTGTCACCGCCTGGCCGGTCCGCGCCGTGTTCGCCAATCCGGGCGCGCTGGACGGCCTGTTGCGCGACGTCATGGATGCCGACATGGACGCGGGCGGCGAGGCTGGTTAA
- a CDS encoding lysophospholipid acyltransferase family protein — protein sequence MIDATRNASALTRISWRFEAAAWDAYAGWYKIKGIDKASDAAGALLRKLGPLMPVHKVARINMQRCFPEAAAPEIERLLGGMWENFGRLAGEMPHLGVFSGPEFNERVEFIGREKFEALRDAGKPAVIISMHHSNWEIGAAAISQTGLPCHITYRPANNPLIDRRITDMRVGYGVKTLTAKGGDGAKALMQALKAGEAVALMNDQKMNDGIEAPFFGLPSMTAPGPTRLAMRHGCPLLPLSIRRMGGARFRVEVHDPIEISTNPDKTAAIVETVTRINDWVESEIRQAPEQWFWVHRRWAKSVYKG from the coding sequence ATGATAGATGCCACCCGCAATGCCTCAGCCCTGACCCGGATCAGCTGGCGATTTGAAGCCGCCGCCTGGGATGCCTATGCCGGCTGGTACAAGATCAAGGGCATCGACAAGGCCTCCGACGCGGCCGGCGCATTGCTGCGCAAGCTCGGCCCGCTGATGCCGGTGCACAAGGTCGCCCGCATCAACATGCAACGCTGCTTCCCCGAAGCCGCCGCACCCGAGATCGAACGTCTGCTGGGCGGCATGTGGGAAAATTTCGGGCGCCTGGCCGGCGAGATGCCGCATCTGGGCGTCTTTTCCGGGCCTGAGTTCAATGAGCGGGTCGAATTCATCGGCCGCGAGAAGTTCGAGGCCCTGCGCGATGCCGGCAAGCCGGCCGTGATCATCTCGATGCACCATTCCAACTGGGAGATCGGTGCCGCCGCGATCAGCCAGACCGGCCTGCCCTGCCACATCACCTATCGTCCGGCCAACAACCCGCTGATCGACCGCCGCATCACCGACATGCGGGTCGGCTATGGCGTCAAGACTCTGACCGCCAAGGGCGGCGATGGCGCCAAGGCGCTCATGCAGGCCCTGAAGGCCGGTGAGGCCGTGGCCCTGATGAACGACCAGAAGATGAATGATGGCATCGAAGCGCCCTTCTTCGGCCTGCCCTCGATGACCGCGCCCGGCCCGACACGCCTCGCCATGCGCCATGGCTGCCCGCTCTTGCCACTATCGATCCGACGCATGGGCGGCGCCCGCTTCCGCGTCGAGGTCCATGACCCGATCGAGATTTCCACCAATCCCGACAAGACCGCCGCCATCGTCGAGACGGTGACGCGGATCAATGACTGGGTGGAAAGCGAAATCCGCCAGGCGCCGGAACAATGGTTCTGGGTTCACCGGCGCTGGGCGAAATCGGTGTACAAGGGCTGA
- a CDS encoding ABC transporter ATP-binding protein: MTDPAQPGASKPAPTATLARRLWRDWLWRRRGMVVLALVLSAITAAAAASYAGVIAWTFDKLNSGAADFFPLAPLAVVGLAAIRGVSLYLQTVQTNRLALNVMQDLQNAMFAKLMQADFARLQAEGTGSLVSRFTNDITLLRETIVRLSNNLMRDVLTVIITIGVMLSLDWMLSLLILVVYPIAAWPVIRIGQRLRKTSSQAQAQMGEVTGQLEESFSGARMIKTYGLEDHETERARKSFFERLRFLLKITENKARVDPILEVVGGLAFAGLVAFAGWRMLEGETSLGNIIGVLTGIAVISPAIRALGTLNAVVQEGFAVLERVFTVLDTEESVTTALDAPALDVTAGAVELDGVGFAYPDGSVALNKISLKADPGQTVALVGPSGSGKSTILNLLPRLYDHQSGRITIDGTATSAVSLASLRRSMALVSQDVTLFDDTVRANIGFGDLDAGDDAIIAAAKAADAHDFIMALPDGYDSPVGPRGGNLSGGQRQRLSIARAILKNAPILLLDEATSALDTESEQRVQTALEHLSQGRTCLVIAHRLSTVRRADWIYVMEDGRIAEQGRHDDLIACDGLYARLCRMQFEA, encoded by the coding sequence GTGACCGACCCGGCCCAACCCGGCGCTTCCAAGCCAGCCCCCACCGCGACGCTTGCCCGGCGCCTGTGGCGCGATTGGCTGTGGCGTCGCCGCGGCATGGTCGTGCTGGCCCTGGTGCTGTCCGCCATCACGGCGGCAGCGGCGGCATCCTATGCCGGGGTCATTGCCTGGACCTTCGACAAGCTCAATTCCGGCGCGGCGGACTTTTTCCCGCTGGCACCGCTGGCGGTCGTCGGGCTGGCGGCCATCCGGGGCGTCAGCCTCTACCTGCAAACGGTCCAGACCAACCGGTTGGCGCTGAACGTGATGCAGGACCTGCAGAACGCCATGTTCGCCAAGCTGATGCAGGCTGACTTCGCCCGGCTGCAGGCCGAAGGCACCGGTTCGCTGGTGTCGCGCTTCACCAATGACATCACCCTGCTGCGCGAAACCATCGTTCGCCTGTCCAACAATCTCATGCGCGATGTGCTGACGGTGATCATCACCATCGGCGTCATGCTGAGCCTGGACTGGATGCTGTCGCTGCTGATCCTGGTGGTCTACCCGATCGCGGCCTGGCCGGTGATCCGGATCGGCCAGCGCCTGCGCAAGACCTCCTCCCAGGCCCAGGCCCAGATGGGTGAAGTGACCGGGCAGCTGGAGGAAAGCTTTTCCGGCGCCCGCATGATCAAGACCTACGGGCTTGAGGATCATGAAACCGAGCGGGCTCGCAAATCCTTCTTCGAGCGCCTGCGCTTCCTGCTGAAAATCACCGAGAACAAGGCCCGGGTCGATCCGATCCTGGAAGTCGTCGGCGGTCTGGCCTTCGCCGGTCTGGTCGCCTTTGCAGGCTGGCGCATGCTGGAAGGCGAGACCTCGCTGGGCAATATCATTGGCGTCCTGACCGGGATCGCGGTGATCTCACCGGCGATCCGGGCGCTGGGCACGCTGAACGCCGTGGTCCAGGAGGGCTTTGCCGTTCTCGAGCGTGTCTTCACCGTGCTCGATACCGAAGAATCCGTCACAACGGCGCTGGACGCCCCCGCTCTTGATGTGACCGCCGGTGCTGTCGAGCTGGACGGTGTGGGCTTTGCCTATCCGGACGGCTCTGTGGCCCTGAACAAAATCTCCCTGAAAGCGGATCCCGGCCAGACCGTCGCCCTGGTCGGTCCGTCGGGATCGGGCAAATCGACCATCCTCAACCTGTTGCCACGGCTCTATGATCATCAATCCGGCCGGATCACGATTGACGGCACTGCCACGAGTGCCGTGTCCCTCGCCTCGCTGCGCCGCTCGATGGCGCTGGTCAGCCAGGATGTGACCCTGTTTGACGACACGGTGCGGGCCAATATCGGCTTTGGGGATCTCGATGCCGGCGACGACGCCATCATCGCCGCCGCCAAGGCGGCCGACGCACATGACTTCATCATGGCCCTGCCGGACGGATATGACAGCCCGGTCGGCCCGCGTGGCGGCAATCTGTCCGGCGGACAGCGTCAGCGCCTGTCGATCGCGCGGGCGATCCTGAAAAACGCGCCCATCCTGCTGCTGGATGAAGCGACCAGCGCTCTCGACACCGAGTCGGAACAGCGGGTTCAGACCGCGCTCGAACACCTGTCCCAAGGACGCACCTGCCTGGTCATCGCGCACCGGCTCTCGACCGTGCGTCGGGCCGACTGGATCTATGTGATGGAAGACGGCCGCATCGCCGAACAGGGCCGCCATGACGACCTCATCGCGTGTGACGGCCTTTACGCCCGCCTGTGCCGGATGCAGTTCGAGGCCTGA
- a CDS encoding fused DSP-PTPase phosphatase/NAD kinase-like protein, with protein sequence MPYDLNDPTDRERAWQDYLWKDHGILRQKFHNMHEVGGGMWRANQPSPERLEQLAADGFKTILNIRGTQPGVCYYDLEKEACEKHGLTMIDMPFGSREAPYVDRMQRAVKIFESIEYPALIHCKSGADRAGIISVLYALTKLKLPYDEAIKHLSLKYLHVKAGKTGVLDYFFECYRAYNETTPIDFWEWVETVYDRDAVQSGFMSSWWGNFLTERLLRRE encoded by the coding sequence ATGCCCTATGACCTGAACGACCCGACTGACCGCGAGCGCGCCTGGCAGGATTATCTGTGGAAGGATCACGGTATCCTGCGCCAGAAATTCCACAACATGCACGAGGTCGGTGGCGGCATGTGGCGGGCCAACCAGCCCTCACCGGAGCGGTTGGAGCAATTGGCGGCGGACGGGTTCAAGACCATCCTGAACATTCGCGGCACGCAGCCGGGCGTCTGCTATTACGATCTCGAAAAAGAGGCCTGCGAGAAGCACGGCCTGACCATGATCGACATGCCCTTCGGTTCACGCGAAGCGCCGTATGTCGACCGCATGCAGCGGGCGGTGAAGATTTTCGAGAGCATCGAATATCCCGCCCTGATCCATTGCAAGTCGGGCGCCGACCGGGCCGGTATCATCTCGGTGCTCTATGCCCTGACCAAGCTGAAACTGCCCTATGACGAGGCCATCAAGCACCTGTCGCTGAAATACCTGCACGTGAAGGCCGGCAAGACCGGCGTGCTGGATTATTTCTTTGAGTGCTATCGCGCCTATAACGAAACCACCCCGATTGATTTCTGGGAATGGGTCGAAACGGTTTATGACCGTGATGCGGTCCAGTCAGGCTTCATGTCGAGTTGGTGGGGCAACTTCCTGACGGAAAGGCTGCTGCGCCGCGAATAG
- a CDS encoding lysophospholipid acyltransferase family protein, producing the protein MSKRLLSRPWAQEVLAFFVLLYLELVRHSIRWEHRNTDYVQSVWDERKPVLGCVWHGRILMALHGWARQKDRMVALASRSREGEIGSRLARWYKVGVVRGSSRNPDKPGAAKGGEAAYRAMVNHLNAGGCGAVTPDGPRGPRMRAGFGAVRMARDTGVPILPFTWSTHRKTILRKAWDHHCLPHFFTRGVIIWGEPIHVARDASPADLEAARLNLETQLNDLSREADEAVAGDTIEPDAKRRPGTGRAPGKAGATA; encoded by the coding sequence ATGTCGAAACGCCTGCTCTCCCGGCCCTGGGCCCAGGAAGTCCTAGCCTTCTTCGTCCTGCTCTATCTGGAGCTGGTCCGCCACTCCATTCGCTGGGAACATCGCAATACTGATTATGTCCAATCGGTGTGGGATGAGCGCAAGCCGGTCCTCGGCTGTGTCTGGCACGGCCGCATTCTGATGGCCCTGCATGGCTGGGCCAGGCAGAAGGACCGCATGGTCGCCCTGGCTTCCCGCTCACGCGAGGGCGAGATCGGGTCACGGCTGGCGCGCTGGTACAAGGTCGGTGTGGTGCGCGGTTCCTCGCGCAATCCCGACAAGCCCGGCGCGGCCAAGGGCGGCGAGGCGGCCTACCGCGCCATGGTCAATCATCTCAATGCCGGCGGTTGCGGTGCGGTGACACCGGACGGACCGCGCGGCCCCCGCATGCGGGCCGGTTTCGGTGCCGTCCGCATGGCCCGCGATACCGGCGTGCCGATCCTGCCCTTCACCTGGTCGACCCACCGCAAGACCATCCTGCGCAAGGCCTGGGACCATCATTGCCTGCCACACTTCTTCACCCGTGGCGTCATCATCTGGGGTGAGCCGATCCATGTCGCCAGGGATGCCAGCCCCGCCGACCTCGAAGCGGCCCGCCTGAATCTCGAAACCCAGCTCAACGACCTCAGCCGCGAAGCCGACGAAGCCGTTGCCGGCGACACCATCGAGCCTGACGCCAAACGCCGCCCGGGTACGGGGCGCGCGCCCGGCAAGGCGGGAGCGACCGCGTGA
- a CDS encoding DUF4170 domain-containing protein, protein MSETKINNQLLHLVIGGELACVDPQNCEFKDLDEVDFVGAFGTYAEARAAWKGAAQRTVDNAHMRYFVIHAHKLLDPATEKKDG, encoded by the coding sequence ATGAGTGAAACGAAGATCAACAACCAGCTGCTGCACCTCGTCATCGGTGGCGAGCTGGCCTGCGTCGACCCGCAAAACTGCGAATTCAAGGATCTCGACGAAGTCGATTTCGTCGGTGCCTTCGGCACCTATGCCGAGGCGCGCGCCGCCTGGAAGGGCGCCGCCCAGCGCACGGTCGACAATGCCCATATGCGCTATTTCGTCATTCACGCCCACAAGCTTCTCGATCCTGCGACCGAGAAGAAGGACGGCTAG
- a CDS encoding MAPEG family protein, with translation MTGLDAFALYTGLNGLLLIALSFNVVRHRQRSKVGIGIGTDADLERACRVQGNAVEYIPMALIILGGLALTNAPTLLIHGLGIALTLGRGLHAWGLSSSAGTSMGRVVGTLLSWISIVAGSGFLIWTAVS, from the coding sequence ATGACCGGACTTGACGCATTCGCACTCTATACCGGCCTAAACGGGCTCTTGTTGATCGCCCTGTCCTTCAATGTGGTCCGCCACCGCCAGCGTTCCAAGGTCGGGATCGGCATCGGCACGGATGCAGACCTTGAACGGGCCTGCCGGGTGCAGGGCAATGCGGTGGAGTACATCCCCATGGCCCTCATCATTCTGGGCGGTCTGGCACTCACCAATGCACCGACCCTTTTGATCCATGGGCTCGGCATCGCCCTGACCCTGGGGCGCGGCCTGCATGCCTGGGGACTGTCCAGCTCTGCCGGCACCTCGATGGGACGTGTGGTCGGGACACTGCTCAGCTGGATCAGCATTGTCGCCGGTTCGGGCTTCCTGATCTGGACGGCGGTCAGTTGA
- a CDS encoding 3-deoxy-D-manno-octulosonic acid transferase — translation MSLPASLALYRVLTGLASPILPLVLARRARAGKEDPDRRHERLGRPEIQRPEGRLIWLHGASVGESLVLATLIDQLAARDPELEFLVTTGTVTSADLMAKRLPPQAKHQYVPVDTPGAVRRFLDHWRPDIGVFAESELWPNLLIEARNRDIPMALVNARMNTASLTRWRKRGDAVRRLLEAFAWIGAADIRTRDGLEDLTGREIVLAGNLKLEARPPAPDARELSSLKIALAGRPVWLAASTHDGEEGTVLAAHALLHKTHPGALLILAPRHPERGKELAAMARQRGFKVARRSAGEVPDGADTVWLADTLGEMSLWFALSPAALIAGSLKANIGGHNPIEASLAGACVITGPHVDSFDDIYGAYRRHSAMIEVSDSQSLSAAVEQVWQAKAPGRAAAERAISEASGGALDTTLSALSVLLDLAEGPEREA, via the coding sequence GTGAGCCTGCCGGCCTCGCTCGCCCTCTATCGCGTCCTGACCGGGCTCGCCTCCCCGATCCTGCCGCTTGTCCTGGCGCGCCGCGCCCGCGCCGGCAAGGAAGACCCTGACCGTCGCCATGAACGTCTTGGCCGGCCCGAAATCCAGCGGCCCGAGGGCCGGCTGATCTGGCTGCATGGCGCCAGCGTCGGCGAAAGTCTCGTACTGGCAACGCTGATCGACCAGCTGGCAGCCCGCGATCCGGAGCTGGAATTCCTGGTCACCACCGGCACCGTCACCTCGGCAGACCTGATGGCCAAACGCCTGCCGCCGCAAGCCAAGCACCAATACGTGCCTGTCGATACTCCGGGCGCGGTCCGCCGCTTCCTTGATCACTGGCGCCCGGATATCGGCGTCTTTGCCGAGTCGGAACTCTGGCCCAACCTGCTGATCGAGGCCCGCAATCGCGACATTCCGATGGCCCTGGTCAATGCGCGCATGAACACTGCCTCGCTGACCCGCTGGCGCAAACGCGGCGACGCTGTCCGCCGACTGCTGGAAGCCTTTGCCTGGATCGGGGCAGCCGACATCCGCACCCGCGACGGACTGGAAGACCTGACCGGTCGCGAGATCGTGCTGGCCGGCAATCTGAAGCTGGAGGCACGCCCCCCCGCCCCCGACGCCCGCGAGCTGTCCTCCCTGAAGATTGCACTCGCCGGACGGCCGGTCTGGCTTGCGGCCTCAACGCATGACGGCGAGGAAGGCACAGTGCTGGCCGCCCATGCCCTGTTGCACAAGACCCATCCCGGCGCGCTGCTGATACTGGCGCCGCGACATCCCGAACGCGGCAAGGAGCTCGCGGCGATGGCCCGGCAGCGCGGCTTCAAAGTGGCCCGCCGGTCAGCCGGTGAAGTGCCGGATGGCGCCGACACGGTCTGGCTCGCTGATACGCTGGGTGAGATGTCACTCTGGTTCGCGCTGTCCCCTGCAGCGCTGATTGCCGGCAGCCTGAAGGCCAATATTGGCGGCCACAATCCGATCGAGGCCAGCCTGGCCGGGGCCTGTGTGATCACCGGTCCGCATGTCGACAGTTTTGACGATATCTATGGCGCCTATCGCCGCCACTCGGCCATGATCGAAGTGAGCGATTCTCAATCCCTGTCTGCCGCCGTCGAGCAGGTCTGGCAGGCCAAGGCACCCGGGCGCGCCGCGGCAGAGCGGGCTATCAGCGAAGCATCGGGCGGTGCGCTGGACACTACGCTTTCGGCCCTCTCCGTCCTGCTGGATCTGGCCGAGGGCCCGGAGCGCGAGGCATGA
- a CDS encoding TldD/PmbA family protein, producing MTKTFKAPDPANLQEIAADLVARALKAGADSAEASVAESRETELSVRDGKLEDIGRSESLDAGLRVFVGKRQAGVAFSDLSEHGRDFTIGRAVTMAKAAPEDPYSALADPARLCKAPPEIAQFEDGEWTPEELEETALAIEAAARAVDGVTKTDASFASSGQGAAAYATSTGFNAGWRKSVFGYGASVIAGEDGAMERDYAATSARRRADLRDRVEIGREAGERAARRVGPKKLQSGVMPVVFDRRVSTTFIGSLAGAASGPAVARGVSFLRDKLGEQVFAPGVTVIDDPHRPWGHASAPFDGEGTVNQRSAIIEDGRLTTWFLNSAAARQLDMAPTGHARRSMGGSPGAGPTNFHMEAGTTSRDDLIGGITEGVLIMEMFGPSLNSNTGDWSVGVSGYRISNGQIDHPVSEITVAGNLIDIYARLIPGSDLEFRGSVNAPSVFVDAMSIGGL from the coding sequence ATGACAAAGACGTTCAAAGCACCCGATCCCGCCAACCTGCAAGAGATTGCAGCCGATCTTGTCGCCCGCGCCCTGAAAGCCGGCGCCGACAGCGCCGAGGCTTCGGTCGCCGAGTCGCGCGAAACCGAGCTTTCGGTGCGTGATGGCAAGCTGGAGGATATCGGCCGTTCGGAAAGCCTGGATGCAGGCCTTCGCGTCTTTGTCGGCAAGCGGCAGGCCGGCGTCGCATTCTCGGACCTGTCCGAACACGGCAGGGACTTCACCATCGGCCGCGCCGTGACCATGGCCAAGGCGGCACCGGAAGACCCTTACTCGGCGCTGGCCGACCCGGCCCGCCTGTGCAAGGCACCGCCGGAAATCGCCCAGTTCGAGGATGGCGAGTGGACACCGGAAGAGCTGGAAGAGACCGCGCTGGCCATCGAAGCCGCGGCCCGCGCCGTTGACGGCGTGACCAAGACCGACGCCTCCTTCGCCTCTTCAGGACAGGGCGCCGCCGCCTATGCTACCTCGACCGGGTTCAATGCCGGCTGGAGAAAGAGCGTGTTCGGCTATGGCGCCAGCGTCATTGCCGGCGAGGATGGCGCCATGGAGCGGGACTATGCCGCCACCAGTGCCCGCCGCCGCGCCGACCTGCGCGACCGGGTCGAGATCGGCCGCGAGGCCGGCGAACGCGCCGCGCGCCGGGTCGGTCCGAAGAAACTCCAATCCGGCGTCATGCCGGTCGTGTTCGACCGCCGCGTCTCCACGACTTTCATCGGCTCGCTGGCCGGCGCCGCATCGGGTCCGGCCGTCGCTCGCGGCGTCTCCTTCCTGCGCGACAAGCTGGGCGAACAGGTGTTCGCGCCGGGCGTCACCGTGATCGACGACCCGCACCGCCCCTGGGGCCATGCCTCGGCGCCCTTCGACGGCGAAGGCACGGTCAACCAGCGCAGCGCCATCATCGAGGATGGACGCCTGACGACCTGGTTCCTCAACTCCGCCGCCGCGCGCCAGCTCGACATGGCCCCGACCGGCCATGCCCGCCGGTCGATGGGTGGATCGCCCGGCGCCGGTCCGACCAATTTCCACATGGAAGCCGGCACCACCAGCCGCGACGACCTGATCGGCGGCATCACCGAAGGTGTGCTGATCATGGAGATGTTCGGCCCCTCCCTCAATTCCAACACCGGCGACTGGTCGGTGGGGGTCTCCGGCTATCGCATCAGCAATGGCCAGATCGACCACCCGGTCAGCGAGATCACCGTGGCCGGCAATCTGATCGACATCTATGCCCGCCTCATCCCGGGCAGCGACCTGGAATTTCGAGGTTCTGTTAACGCCCCCAGCGTATTTGTGGACGCCATGTCCATCGGTGGCCTCTAG
- a CDS encoding sensor histidine kinase: MPDLAIRSDSTQERLNRLNFLLSRECGPAFLEAFVKQTAEVFAADRLFIARIDATHSRMRTLKVACGNAMVGNYCYDLKGTPCSDVMDAGADIFEDNVSMRFPRDFMLEEMGMRAYVGMPLYNGAQSVGIVVAMFKRPADVADEMLAVFNHYRRRLTGEILAAESGDRAALAMKGTSDGIVDFCLETDQIFISARGRELLGYQPRELTAATETFTNLIHADDRPRFQSAQQSHYRAGRPFDLTVRLKVVGGLHRWFRMRGEAVRTPDGDPVRMVGAMTDIHDLVEARQQATEASRAKSRFLATMSHEVRTPMNGVLGMSALLATTDLEPSQREMVNLIEGSGQALLTILNDILDLANIESGRFEVEQDTFNPAELVRTVAGPYRMKAMEKGLNLHLEIDPVAEREVVGDPARVRQILSNLLSNAVKFSDRGEVRVRCLMTQTADRAHDVTFEVGDTGIGMDGDLMSRIFMPFSQGEAVMQRKNGGTGLGLAIAKKLAELMGGDITVESAPGAGSKFTVKLPAAGRRSEIVQAREA, encoded by the coding sequence ATGCCGGATCTGGCCATACGATCGGATAGCACGCAGGAGCGGTTGAACCGCCTCAATTTCCTGCTGTCACGCGAATGTGGTCCGGCTTTCCTTGAGGCCTTCGTCAAGCAGACCGCCGAGGTCTTCGCCGCCGACCGTCTTTTCATCGCGCGCATCGACGCCACCCATTCGCGCATGCGTACGCTCAAGGTTGCCTGCGGCAATGCCATGGTTGGCAATTACTGCTACGACCTGAAGGGGACGCCCTGTTCCGACGTCATGGATGCGGGCGCTGATATCTTCGAAGACAATGTTTCAATGCGCTTTCCGCGCGATTTCATGCTCGAGGAAATGGGCATGCGGGCCTATGTCGGCATGCCGCTCTATAATGGCGCCCAGTCGGTCGGCATTGTGGTTGCCATGTTCAAACGCCCGGCCGATGTCGCCGACGAGATGCTGGCCGTGTTCAATCATTATCGCCGTCGCCTGACGGGCGAGATCCTGGCCGCCGAATCCGGTGATCGTGCCGCGTTGGCGATGAAGGGCACATCCGACGGCATCGTCGATTTCTGCCTCGAGACCGATCAGATATTCATCTCGGCGCGAGGTCGCGAATTGCTGGGATACCAGCCCCGTGAGCTCACCGCGGCGACCGAAACCTTCACCAATCTGATCCATGCCGATGACCGGCCCCGCTTCCAGTCCGCGCAGCAATCCCATTACCGGGCCGGTCGTCCCTTCGACCTGACGGTCCGGCTGAAGGTCGTCGGCGGGCTGCACCGCTGGTTCCGGATGCGCGGCGAAGCGGTGCGGACGCCGGATGGTGATCCGGTCCGAATGGTCGGTGCGATGACCGACATCCACGATCTGGTCGAAGCTCGCCAGCAGGCCACCGAGGCCAGCCGCGCAAAATCCCGCTTCCTGGCCACGATGAGCCACGAGGTCCGAACACCGATGAATGGTGTGCTGGGCATGTCGGCCCTGCTGGCAACCACGGATCTGGAGCCGTCGCAGCGCGAAATGGTCAATCTGATCGAGGGGTCAGGCCAGGCGCTGTTGACCATCCTCAACGACATCCTCGATCTGGCCAATATTGAGTCCGGCCGTTTCGAGGTCGAGCAGGACACATTCAACCCGGCCGAACTGGTGCGCACGGTTGCCGGTCCCTATCGCATGAAGGCGATGGAGAAGGGCCTCAACCTGCACCTGGAAATCGATCCCGTCGCCGAACGGGAGGTGGTCGGCGACCCGGCCCGCGTCCGCCAGATCCTGTCCAACCTCCTGTCCAATGCGGTCAAGTTCTCCGATCGCGGCGAGGTGCGTGTGCGTTGCCTGATGACGCAGACCGCCGATCGCGCCCATGATGTCACCTTTGAGGTCGGCGATACCGGGATCGGCATGGATGGTGATCTGATGTCGCGCATCTTCATGCCGTTCAGCCAGGGCGAAGCCGTCATGCAGCGCAAGAATGGCGGTACCGGGCTGGGCCTGGCCATCGCCAAGAAGCTGGCCGAGTTGATGGGCGGTGACATCACTGTCGAAAGCGCGCCGGGGGCCGGGTCGAAATTCACGGTGAAACTGCCGGCGGCCGGTCGCCGCAGCGAGATCGTCCAGGCTCGCGAGGCCTGA